Proteins from one Pseudarthrobacter sp. BIM B-2242 genomic window:
- a CDS encoding MazG nucleotide pyrophosphohydrolase domain-containing protein: MAALTHASLVEYLLEEAYEVAETIETGADDAELRGELGDVLLQVVLHARLAEERGSFMFDDVARGISAKMVRRNPHVFRPDGTLQDSFPATVEEIVRKWDAVKSSERPERRSPLEGIPDALPALAKAQKFLDRAERSPTASSAGQPGQETPRSWAHPRSPEGPDAAEAFGTEEDLGDMLLAVVGSARAQGFDAERALRGAIRRRFEAPS, translated from the coding sequence ATGGCGGCCCTCACCCATGCCTCGCTGGTGGAGTACCTCCTCGAGGAAGCCTATGAGGTGGCCGAGACCATCGAGACCGGCGCGGATGATGCCGAACTCCGCGGCGAACTGGGCGACGTGCTGCTCCAGGTGGTGCTGCACGCCCGGCTCGCTGAGGAGCGCGGCTCGTTTATGTTCGACGACGTCGCGCGCGGCATCAGCGCCAAGATGGTCCGCCGCAACCCGCACGTGTTCAGGCCTGACGGAACGCTTCAGGACTCTTTCCCGGCCACTGTTGAGGAGATCGTCCGGAAATGGGACGCGGTGAAGAGCTCGGAACGGCCCGAACGGCGGAGCCCCCTTGAAGGGATCCCGGATGCCCTCCCTGCCCTGGCGAAGGCGCAGAAGTTCCTGGACCGTGCCGAAAGATCCCCAACCGCCTCCTCCGCCGGCCAGCCCGGCCAGGAAACCCCGCGGTCGTGGGCCCATCCGCGGTCACCGGAGGGCCCCGACGCAGCTGAGGCCTTCGGGACAGAAGAAGACCTGGGCGACATGCTTCTCGCCGTCGTCGGTTCTGCGCGTGCGCAGGGGTTCGACGCCGAGCGGGCGCTGCGTGGCGCCATCCGGCGGCGGTTCGAGGCCCCATCATGA